The Pseudomonas sp. Teo4 genome has a segment encoding these proteins:
- a CDS encoding IS30 family transposase has protein sequence MSYHELSVEERSDIQVSLLRGMSQRAIARMLNRSPSTISREIRRNRDARGEYTTQHAQQAMRDRRLPCRPRQKLVPGNELFELVAHLLRQRFSPEQIAGKLRTMKSPSFEDAYVCRETIYNAIYALPVGELRKELIICLRQGKTSRRPRSGGVDRRGQIPDMVSIHVRPPEIEDRVMPGHWEGDLIKGKANASAVGTLVERTSGYLMLVKMQDATATSAVEGFSSALNHMPLAARKSMTYDQGREMARHAEITQKTGVAIYFCDPHSPWQRGSNENINGLIRQYLPKGTDLSVCSQEQLDAIAYELNIRPRKRFGFKCPIEVMTELMAKHHEAPASIQ, from the coding sequence ATGTCTTATCACGAACTCAGCGTTGAAGAACGCTCCGATATCCAGGTCAGTCTGCTGCGTGGCATGAGCCAGCGCGCCATTGCCCGAATGCTCAACCGCAGCCCCTCAACGATCAGTCGCGAGATCCGTCGCAATCGTGATGCCCGGGGTGAGTACACCACCCAGCATGCCCAACAAGCCATGCGCGATCGTCGATTGCCCTGCCGGCCCCGGCAAAAGCTGGTGCCCGGCAACGAATTGTTCGAGCTGGTCGCCCACCTGCTGCGACAGCGCTTTTCTCCCGAGCAGATTGCCGGCAAGCTGCGAACCATGAAATCCCCAAGCTTCGAAGACGCCTACGTCTGCCGCGAGACGATCTACAACGCGATCTATGCCCTGCCGGTCGGCGAACTGCGCAAGGAGCTGATCATCTGCCTGCGGCAAGGCAAAACCTCCCGCCGTCCGCGTTCTGGCGGCGTAGATCGCCGTGGCCAGATCCCGGACATGGTCAGCATCCATGTGCGTCCGCCGGAGATCGAGGATCGCGTGATGCCGGGACATTGGGAGGGCGACTTGATCAAGGGCAAAGCCAACGCATCGGCCGTGGGTACGCTAGTCGAACGCACCAGCGGCTACCTGATGCTGGTGAAGATGCAAGACGCGACGGCGACCTCGGCCGTGGAAGGCTTCAGTTCGGCGCTGAACCATATGCCGCTGGCGGCCCGCAAGAGCATGACCTACGACCAAGGGCGGGAGATGGCGCGTCACGCGGAAATCACCCAGAAGACCGGGGTGGCAATTTACTTCTGCGACCCGCACAGCCCCTGGCAGCGCGGCAGCAATGAGAACATCAACGGACTGATCCGCCAGTACCTGCCCAAGGGCACGGATCTGTCGGTGTGCAGCCAAGAGCAGTTGGATGCGATTGCCTACGAGTTGAACATCCGACCGCGTAAGCGCTTCGGTTTCAAGTGCCCCATCGAGGTCATGACCGAGCTGATGGCCAAGCATCACGAGGCTCCCGCCTCAATCCAGTAA
- a CDS encoding site-specific integrase: MGEEVIDTSTLNRRNSKGVYLAKEQGACRLKFNLYVYKRLEQKGFPKHEISRIIGCDDFRASRYFSVVAPYALKLYLLDTGSPIDDDFRRYLNYVNYACLYIIGQYTGMRPSEYTELLASSCLIFDGSYWVLRSNVSKHEDNLVELFDDFWLAIPIVRDAVRVAQLLAKYKNNDFIFSNVDTVLFGMLGQPLSSVGTKATLDKFFERVLTAEQFSDLEFNAYMMRHTLAYQLYRADVGLPFISHQLKHFGEIVGVGHSERGFSKTTLGYGEIAEMLTKSGGRGVSGKSLRHVAEVESIKQRFDPDGSYAGVNAAAHKERLQKVFKGYMASGHTKDDIFEAMADQHIAVISVGQGFCYGGGPMEFDESIPCIGGLRCNPNRCENAVVSKANAPAWRDVYYQNKKLLGNPEYAHLHAQSKAAMEEAYGVLELLGEEL, translated from the coding sequence ATGGGCGAGGAAGTTATTGATACTTCTACTCTTAATCGGCGAAACAGTAAAGGTGTTTATCTTGCGAAAGAGCAAGGTGCCTGTCGGCTGAAGTTTAATTTGTACGTCTACAAGCGGCTTGAGCAGAAAGGTTTTCCTAAGCACGAGATTTCAAGAATAATTGGTTGCGATGACTTTAGAGCAAGTCGTTATTTTAGCGTGGTAGCACCGTATGCTCTTAAGCTTTACTTGTTGGACACAGGCTCCCCAATTGATGATGATTTCAGGCGTTATTTGAATTACGTGAACTACGCTTGCTTGTATATCATTGGGCAGTATACCGGCATGCGTCCTTCGGAGTATACCGAGCTTCTGGCTAGTTCGTGCCTTATTTTCGATGGTTCGTACTGGGTTTTGAGAAGCAATGTCAGCAAGCATGAAGACAACCTTGTAGAACTTTTCGACGACTTCTGGTTGGCTATTCCGATAGTTCGAGATGCTGTGCGTGTTGCACAACTGCTTGCCAAATATAAGAATAATGATTTTATCTTCTCGAACGTCGATACGGTGCTCTTTGGTATGCTGGGTCAGCCGCTGAGTAGTGTGGGAACCAAGGCTACACTCGATAAATTTTTCGAAAGAGTTCTGACTGCTGAGCAGTTTTCAGATCTTGAATTCAATGCTTACATGATGCGGCACACGCTAGCCTATCAGCTCTATCGTGCTGATGTGGGCCTGCCTTTCATCTCTCACCAGCTGAAGCACTTTGGCGAAATCGTAGGGGTTGGCCATTCCGAGCGGGGCTTCAGTAAGACGACTCTGGGGTACGGTGAAATCGCTGAAATGCTGACGAAAAGTGGCGGTAGGGGCGTAAGCGGCAAGTCCTTACGCCATGTCGCCGAGGTTGAGAGCATCAAGCAGCGATTCGATCCTGATGGGAGTTATGCCGGTGTGAACGCTGCAGCGCACAAGGAGCGTTTGCAGAAGGTCTTCAAAGGTTACATGGCATCCGGACACACCAAGGACGATATCTTCGAGGCCATGGCTGATCAGCACATTGCTGTCATCAGCGTGGGCCAGGGCTTCTGCTATGGCGGTGGGCCCATGGAGTTCGATGAATCGATCCCCTGCATCGGTGGGCTTCGCTGCAACCCGAACCGTTGCGAAAATGCTGTCGTCAGCAAGGCCAACGCCCCTGCCTGGCGAGATGTGTACTATCAAAACAAGAAGCTGCTGGGGAACCCTGAGTACGCCCATCTGCATGCCCAAAGCAAAGCTGCAATGGAAGAGGCCTACGGGGTGCTTGAGCTGCTGGGAGAGGAACTCTGA
- a CDS encoding thymidylate synthase, with translation MKSYLELLTDVLENGAVKGDRTGTGTVSVFGRQFRHDLSKGFPLLTTKKLHFKSIVNELIWFLNGDTNIKWLNENGVKIWNEWATEDGDLGPVYGKQWTAWPTKDGKTINQIDYVVNALKTNPNSRRILFHGWNVEFLPDEKVSPKENAKNGKMALPPCHLLYQFYVVNNKLSSHLFIRSSDSFLGLPYNTASLACLTHMLAQQCDLDVGEIVISLSDVHIYSNHMEQVKTQIAREPRQLPELKLLRKPASIYDYKFEDFELVGYDPHPHIAAAVSV, from the coding sequence ATGAAAAGCTACCTGGAACTACTGACTGATGTTCTAGAAAACGGTGCGGTCAAAGGTGATCGCACTGGTACCGGTACTGTGAGTGTATTTGGTCGTCAGTTTCGCCACGACTTGTCGAAAGGCTTTCCACTACTCACAACTAAGAAATTGCATTTCAAAAGTATCGTTAATGAGCTTATTTGGTTCCTCAATGGGGATACCAATATCAAGTGGCTTAATGAGAATGGTGTAAAGATCTGGAATGAGTGGGCCACCGAAGACGGTGACCTAGGCCCGGTCTATGGCAAGCAGTGGACAGCCTGGCCTACCAAAGATGGGAAAACGATCAACCAGATCGACTATGTCGTCAATGCGTTGAAGACGAACCCTAATAGTCGTCGGATCTTGTTCCATGGGTGGAATGTCGAATTCCTGCCTGATGAGAAGGTGAGCCCGAAAGAGAACGCCAAAAACGGCAAGATGGCACTCCCTCCGTGCCACCTGCTGTACCAGTTCTATGTTGTGAACAACAAGCTGTCTTCACACCTATTCATCCGTTCGTCCGACAGCTTCCTCGGGCTGCCATACAATACGGCGTCCTTGGCGTGCCTGACCCACATGCTGGCTCAGCAGTGCGATCTGGATGTGGGTGAGATCGTGATCTCATTGAGTGATGTCCACATCTACTCCAATCACATGGAACAGGTGAAGACTCAAATCGCTCGTGAGCCTCGGCAGCTGCCTGAGTTGAAGCTGCTGCGCAAGCCGGCATCGATCTACGATTACAAGTTCGAAGATTTCGAACTCGTTGGCTACGACCCGCACCCTCACATCGCGGCAGCCGTCTCGGTCTGA